The genomic region CCAGCATTACGGTATAGGTTAATACGCCCACCCAGGCTACCGCGAGGCACAATGCCATTGCAGGCGCCGCACGCCGACAGGCGACCGAGCATGCAGCCGCCGGGCTGATGCCGGCGCGGAGCGCCCACATAACCGCACCCACGATCAGAATCGCCGACAGGGAAAACGACAGGGCAATTCGAACCCACGCTGCCTCCACCAAAATCGGCTGACCCAACCCCGTGGATGACGAGAGCAATTCAGCGAGCGGATGCAGTAGCGCCAACTGCGGCAGCGCCAGCGCAATCCCGGCTGCTGCGGCAGCAGCGAGTAGAGCCAGCGCTACGAGCACATGCGACCACCTCCAGTGCGCCCGCGCCTCGGCAATCGCCTCGGTCCACTGATCGCGTGGCAGAATGCTGGCGGTGCTCAAGTGGTGATGTTCGAACCACCACTCCGCAGCCATGGCGAGAAGCGCCACGCCGCAACCCGCGACAATAGTATCGATTGGGCCGCTGCGGAGGCCGGCCGTGGCGGAAACAACGCACGCACCTGCGGCGCCGACTACGAACAGCCATGCCGCCAGCCTGCCCCAACCTGCCCGCAGCCGCAACCGCAAGCTTGAGCCGAGCCAGAGCGGAAGCGTGACCGCAATCAGTATCAGTAGACCCGCCTGGCGAAGTATCAGTACACCCAGCATCCACGTGCCCAGCAGTTCGGCGACAGGAGCCTCAGCAATAACCGGATCCGAAGAGAGCGAGCCGGATCGCTGAGCGTCCTTCCTCAAATCCAGTGAGGCCTCGGCCTGGTTGTGCAGCCAGCCGATGTCGCTCACGTAGTAGCCCCCATGGAGCAGATTGCGCATCTGGCTAGATAAGCCAATCCATTGCGCCAGCGACGCGGGCGGTTCCACAACGGTAGCGTTTGTGGATGCCAACACCTCCATATCGGCGCCGCACAGCGCTTCCAGCATCCAATCGGAGTTGGTACGGAGGTTGTGACCCACCCACGCTACGTTGACCAGCAAGCGCGACGCACGGTTGGCGTGCCCGGCGCCGGCAAGTTTATATGCGCGGGCGCGCGCCAGCAGGGTCATCTCACGCAGCAGGCGCAGGTGGGCAAACTGAAGGTACGACAGAGGCTCGGTAAGGCGGGCGGCATCCAGATCGCCGTAGGCGGCGGCGGTAAGCCGCCACTGCCCGAGAACCTGCTCGTAGAGGTATGAATTCCACCTCGGCATCCGCGCAGCTGCGCTCAGCGTGGACTCCGCCTGCCGGTTGCTGCCCACCGCGAACTCCACTGCCGCAATGAGCGCCGGGAAGTAGCCGTTCCCCAGGTCGCGGTGCCATCCGGCATGGAGATCCTCCAGTAGGGCTCGCACATCCGCGCTGAACAGAGCCGGGTTGGCCACTGCCGCCACGTGGCCGCCAGCCGCCGCCTGGCGACGGCTGACAGGCATATCGGCTTCGATGAGGTAGCGCGCGATATGCGCGTAGATTCCGGGGCTATCCGGATGCTGTGCGGCAATAGCCGCGAGACGCGCGGCAGCGCGCGCGGCGCCGGCACCAGAAACCGATCGGTGGATCACAGGCGACGTCGCCGAACCGAGTTGGATCAAATAGTCGGTCGGATAGCGTGCCGCTGTGCGCAGCAGGCGCCGTTTCTGCTCGGAACTGTAGTAACTGCCGGCAGCGGCTCGCGAAAACCAGTTTTGCGGCGACAGTGCGAACTGCGCCTGGGCTAGCGCCGTTTGGCGAACGGCGGGAAACACCAGCAGCGCAGCGCCAATGCCGAGAAGGGCGCCGGCCAACCAGCCACCACAGCCTGCGCGACGCGGCGGGGCGGCCGCATTGGCGCCGGCGCGCTCAGCGCCGGCCGCTACCCCGTGCATCCGCGCGTTTCAGCTGCGCAGAAGGGACTGCCTGGAGTGCGGGCCCAGCAAACGCGGCACGGCTGGCGCCAGAGCCGTACCCGGATGCCAGGTTTCGGACGGAGATGCCCGGTGGTGGGGCCGTGATTCCCGTTCGCGCTGGCTGCGGCCGCAAGCTGAGAGCCAGCACCAGGGCTGTGAGCGGCATTGTGAGCGCTGCGCCAAACGCCATTTGCCACAGAAAGCGCACCCGTACAGCGGATGTGGATCTCGGCGCCTCCAGAACCAGTGTGGGGTCAAACTCCTCCGGCTGCGCCGCCACAGCCTCATACACGGCCGCATTAAAGTCGGCATCGGGCACTGCGCCGATCTCCTCACAAAGGCCGGCGGCCAACACCAGGTCGGCATCGGCTACCGAGGCGCAGTCACGGCAAACAGCAAGATGGGCTGTGAGAGCAAGGTAATCGCCATGCGATATCTGCGCCTCATTCCTCACGTCCAGCAGCCGGCGAAAGGGCCGGCAGCCGTCAAACACGGTTTTCCTCGGCCTGCAGTGCCAGCCACCTCTGACGGAACTGCTTGCGAGCAGCATTCAGACGCGAACGGACTGTGCCGACGGGAATCTCCAGCAGCACCGCGATCTCGGCGTAGTCAAAGCCCTCAACATCGCGGAGCAGCAGCGCAGCCCGAATGGTTGGGCTCAGCGAATTGAGCAGTTGCTGGACCAGAATCTTCTTGTCGAGGTCGGGTGATGATGCCGCAAGCGCCGGCGGCGCAGCATCCAGTGAGACCTCCGCCGTCACGTGCTTCCGGCGCATCTTGTCGAGGCAAAGGTTCACCACGATGCGATAGAGCCACGCATAGAAGCCGCTCTCAGCGCGAAATTGGCCGATCTGGCGGAAAGCCTTGATGAAGGCCTCCTGCGCAACATCCTCGGCCTCCCGCGGGTTGCGGAGCACGGTTGCCGCAACGTGAACAATCCGATCACGATACCTGTGAAGCACCCAGTCGATAGCCTGACGGTCCCCGAGGGCGCACCGATCCAGCCAGGCGCGCTCTTCGGACCTGGCCTGCGGATCGGCCGGCGCTGCGACTTGAATCGGAATAGTCTGTATGGCATCGCTAACCATATTTCACGCTCCTGTCCGGCTGCACAGCAGTCCGGCTGCAGCAACGGACATCGATAGATTGTAGACGATATCAGGGGTCCATCAAGTTCGCACTACCACGAAAGGGAGTGAAACGCTCACTCCTCGCCTTCATCTTCCCCAACTGCCCCATCTTCGCCTTCCATCTCCTCATCATTCGGTTCAAGCCCGTCGCTTTCGCCTTCAGCCGACCCCGGATCCTCGTTCACGATCGGAGTGGCTGCCGACGCTGCCGCAGCGCGGTCGGCAGCCTCCTGCGCATCTTCGGCGCTCAGCAGGCGTTCGATCGTAACCACGCGGTCGCCGGCATCCAGATTGATGAGACGAACCCCTTGTGCGCTGCGACCCGTAGACCGGATTCCCGCTATATCCATCTGGATAGCTACGCCGGCCTCCGTCAAAACCATCAACCGGTCGGTTGGCTCAACCACGGCTGCATCCACGATTGGTCCGGTGCGCTGCGTGACATTCATCGTAAGGATGCCGCGACCACCGCGAGACTGCGGTCGATACTGGCTGAGCACCGTGCGCTTTCCATATCCATGCTCACTGGCGACCAGCAGCTGGCTGGTGGGAGTGACCAGGTCGGTGGCAACAACCCGGTCAGCAAGCTCACGCGTGGTTCTGTGGCGCATCTCGATGCCACGTACGCCACCGGCGCCACGGCTTCGGGTGGGAACCTGCGATTCCAGGAAGCGGATCGACTTGCCTCCACTTGTGATCATGATGACTTCCTGATTGCCATCGGTGTGCTTGACCCATCGCAGGTTGTCGCCATCCTCGATATCAAAGCAGATGAGGCCGTTGTTTCGCAGGTTGGCAAAGAAGCTGAGCTCGGTACGCTTCACCTCACCGTATCCTGTGGCCATCAACAGGTAACCACCCTCACCGAGGTTTCTCAAGGGCAGAATCGCCGTTACGGTGTCACCCGACTCGGTTTGAATGAAGTTGTTCAGATGCTGGCCGCGTGCCTGGCGCGTAGTCTGCGGTATCTCGTAAGCTTTCAGGCGATAGACGCGGCCGCGGTCGGTAAAGAAGAGGATCAGGTGCGTGGTGGTGGCTACAAACAGATGCGCCAGTTGATCCTCCTCCTTCAGATTGGCGGCCTGAACTCCACGTCCACCGCGCTTTTGCGTGCGGTATGTATCCAGCGGCACGCGCTTTACGTAGCCATCACGCGAGATGGTTACCAGCGTATCCTCTTCGGTAACGAGATCGTCTTCCGTGATCTCATCGGCTTCCTGGGCAAGTATGCGTGTTCGTCGATCATCGCCATACTTGTCTCGCAGAGCGGTCATCTCGTCCTTGACGATTGTGGTGACGCGCGCCGGATTGACAAGAATATCCTCGTAGAAGCTGATCAGTTTCAACTGGCCGCGATACTCGTCTTCAATTCGCTGGCTTTCCAGTTGCGCCAACTGCCGCAGCTGCATGCTGAGGATGGCCTCCGCCTGCAAAAACGAAAGCCCAAATCGCTCAACCAGTCCGCGCCGCGCTGCCTCGCCGCTGGCGGCAGAGCGGATGAGCGCGATGATCTCATCCAGGAAATCGAGGGCGATTTTCAGCCCTTCGCGGATGTGAGCCGTATGGCGCGCGCGGGCCAGCTCGTAGCGCGTGCGGCGAATTACCACCTCACGCCGGTGCATGATGAACTGTGCCAGCACCTGCAGCATGTTCAACTGGCGCGGCTGTCCGTTGACCAGCGACAGCATGATGATGCCGAACGTCTGGCGCAGCGACGTGTGCTTGAACAGGAAGTTGAGAACGCGGCGAGGCATCACGTCACGCCGCAGTTCAATAACCACGCGCATGCCGCGCTTGTCGCTGAAATCGTTGAGGTCGGTCACACCATCCAGTCGCCGACTTTTCACCAGGTCGGCGATGGTCTCCAGCAGCCGGGCCTTGTTCACCTGGTACGGCAGCTCGGTAACCACAATGCTGCTCTTGCCGTTCTCCAGCTGCTCAATTTCAACCTTGGCCTGCATAATCACACGGCCGCGCCCGGTTCGATAGGCTTCCTGGGCGCCTTTTTTACCCAGGATAAACGCGGCCGTTGGGAAGTCTGGTCCGGGGATAATCCGGATGACGTCATCGACCGTGGCGTCGGGATGATCCAGCAGGTGGATGCACGCATTGGCGACTTCCCGCAGGTTGTGCGGGGCCATCGACGTGCTCATCCCTACCGCAATGCCTTCACCTCCAT from Armatimonadota bacterium harbors:
- the gyrA gene encoding DNA gyrase subunit A; the encoded protein is MDGGDAADAPVTLVEIELELRRSYLGYAVSTLVSRALPDVRDGFKPVQRRLLYAMREIGAGAGAARVKSAKVVGETMGNYHPHGDQAIYGTLVRMAQSFSLRYPLVDGQGNWGSVDGDPPAAMRYTECRLTPLAMEMLEDLDRDTVDWMPNYDQSRSEPIVLPGKFPNFVCNGGEGIAVGMSTSMAPHNLREVANACIHLLDHPDATVDDVIRIIPGPDFPTAAFILGKKGAQEAYRTGRGRVIMQAKVEIEQLENGKSSIVVTELPYQVNKARLLETIADLVKSRRLDGVTDLNDFSDKRGMRVVIELRRDVMPRRVLNFLFKHTSLRQTFGIIMLSLVNGQPRQLNMLQVLAQFIMHRREVVIRRTRYELARARHTAHIREGLKIALDFLDEIIALIRSAASGEAARRGLVERFGLSFLQAEAILSMQLRQLAQLESQRIEDEYRGQLKLISFYEDILVNPARVTTIVKDEMTALRDKYGDDRRTRILAQEADEITEDDLVTEEDTLVTISRDGYVKRVPLDTYRTQKRGGRGVQAANLKEEDQLAHLFVATTTHLILFFTDRGRVYRLKAYEIPQTTRQARGQHLNNFIQTESGDTVTAILPLRNLGEGGYLLMATGYGEVKRTELSFFANLRNNGLICFDIEDGDNLRWVKHTDGNQEVIMITSGGKSIRFLESQVPTRSRGAGGVRGIEMRHRTTRELADRVVATDLVTPTSQLLVASEHGYGKRTVLSQYRPQSRGGRGILTMNVTQRTGPIVDAAVVEPTDRLMVLTEAGVAIQMDIAGIRSTGRSAQGVRLINLDAGDRVVTIERLLSAEDAQEAADRAAAASAATPIVNEDPGSAEGESDGLEPNDEEMEGEDGAVGEDEGEE
- a CDS encoding sigma-70 family RNA polymerase sigma factor, which encodes MVSDAIQTIPIQVAAPADPQARSEERAWLDRCALGDRQAIDWVLHRYRDRIVHVAATVLRNPREAEDVAQEAFIKAFRQIGQFRAESGFYAWLYRIVVNLCLDKMRRKHVTAEVSLDAAPPALAASSPDLDKKILVQQLLNSLSPTIRAALLLRDVEGFDYAEIAVLLEIPVGTVRSRLNAARKQFRQRWLALQAEENRV